The Paramisgurnus dabryanus chromosome 3, PD_genome_1.1, whole genome shotgun sequence genome includes a window with the following:
- the LOC141281953 gene encoding phosphoinositide-interacting protein-like: MSVQNPSQQTRRHSNIFQRSNVTDLHVTSVMSSIPEPTSLKTSSSSSREQLTPKSENTVFSVAHSKTIWTTQPPPGNCEFYWHAVLLMTSGGSVLICGMVLSGLYFTGISVMTTNILGPALLSIGLMVLVVGVVLVPITREMRNQSATKRLCNYYKPQLNP; encoded by the coding sequence AATCCATCACAGCAGACCAGGCGTCACAGCAACATCTTCCAGAGATCAAACGTCACGGACCTTCATGTGACATCCGTCATGTCATCCATCCCAGAACCCACATCCCTCAAAACCAGTTCCAGCTCTTCTCGCGAGCAGCTCACGCCTAAGTCCGAAAACACGGTGTTCAGTGTGGCCCACAGCAAGACCATCTGGACCACTCAGCCTCCTCCAGGTAACTGTGAGTTCTACTGGCACGCAGTTCTCCTCATGACCTCCGGAGGCAGTGTACTCATCTGTGGGATGGTGTTAAGTGGACTTTACTTCACTGGGATTTCAGTAATGACCACTAACATCCTAGGCCCAGCCCTTCTTTCCATCGGTCTGATGGTTCTGGTAGTGGGCGTGGTTTTGGTGCCCATTACGCGAGAAATGAGGAACCAGAGTGCGACGAAACGGCTTTGCAATTATTACAAGCCTCAGTTGAACCCATGA